A portion of the Limosilactobacillus reuteri genome contains these proteins:
- a CDS encoding ABC transporter permease, translating to MRQKAMFIVPYALWIILFVIAPLVLILYQSFFNINGQLTLNNYAEYLTSGVYLKMTLNSVWYAFLITLVTLVISYPTAYVLNRLPNKQFWLLLVILPTWINLLLKTYAFIGLFSRTGTINGFLQFMGLGSHQLLFTDASFMFVAAYIEIPFMVLPIFNNLAEINPSLINASYDLGATRWQTFRRVIWPLSMPGVKAGIQAVFISSLSLFMITRLIGGNRVITLGTAIEEHFLTTQNWGMGSTIGVVLIIAMFIIMFMTGDKKQKGGRH from the coding sequence ATGCGGCAAAAAGCGATGTTTATCGTCCCATATGCATTGTGGATTATCCTATTTGTGATTGCGCCATTGGTATTGATCCTTTATCAATCATTTTTTAATATCAATGGTCAGCTGACCCTTAATAACTATGCTGAATACCTGACATCGGGTGTTTATCTTAAGATGACGCTTAACTCTGTCTGGTATGCCTTTTTGATTACCCTTGTGACATTGGTGATTAGTTATCCGACAGCTTATGTTTTGAATAGATTGCCTAATAAGCAGTTTTGGCTATTGTTGGTGATTTTGCCAACATGGATCAACTTATTATTGAAGACTTATGCATTTATCGGCTTGTTTAGTCGAACGGGGACAATTAACGGTTTCCTCCAGTTTATGGGTCTTGGAAGCCACCAGCTTTTGTTCACGGATGCCAGTTTTATGTTTGTGGCTGCTTATATTGAAATTCCGTTTATGGTTTTGCCAATTTTTAATAATCTTGCCGAAATTAACCCGTCACTAATAAATGCCAGCTATGACTTGGGCGCTACTCGTTGGCAAACCTTTCGCCGAGTGATTTGGCCCCTTTCTATGCCGGGCGTAAAAGCTGGAATCCAAGCGGTCTTCATCTCATCGCTCTCCCTCTTTATGATTACCCGCTTGATTGGTGGAAATCGTGTAATTACTTTAGGGACTGCGATTGAAGAACATTTCCTCACAACGCAAAATTGGGGAATGGGTTCAACGATTGGGGTCGTGCTGATTATCGCAATGTTTATTATTATGTTTATGACTGGTGATAAGAAACAGAAAGGAGGACGCCATTAA
- a CDS encoding IS3 family transposase has protein sequence MKGSARKARDGDCVRKKINRNTQSGGGKGLRYQAIKELNQENGWSISQLCKIADSSRDGYYKWLNRKPSRYHNEQAELLEAIVELEEEHNWTLGYLAMTTQLSFENRLSFTAGLKRITNCMRKHGIRANIRKKKRNRIQRHEEYINDNLLQGQFDRETKNEVWVTDTTEVAYGEHTLHKVRVHVILDLYGRYALSYNISDTETSSAVIETFNRAFTVEPDAQPMIHTDRGSAYCSSMFNDYLASKNCIHSMSHPGHPWENSPIERWWNDFKLIWINKHNRPKTLAELEQLVKGAIEYFNTKRAYTSKNGLTAEQFRNQAA, from the coding sequence ATTAAGGGCTCAGCTAGAAAAGCAAGAGATGGAGATTGCGTTCGCAAAAAAATTAACAGAAATACGCAATCGGGAGGTGGAAAAGGACTCCGGTACCAAGCCATCAAAGAACTAAATCAAGAAAATGGATGGTCAATTAGCCAGTTGTGTAAAATAGCTGATTCTTCGCGAGATGGTTATTACAAATGGCTCAATCGAAAGCCAAGTCGATATCATAATGAGCAAGCAGAGTTACTTGAAGCGATTGTAGAGTTAGAAGAAGAACATAATTGGACGCTGGGATATTTAGCGATGACTACACAGTTAAGCTTTGAAAACCGTTTAAGCTTTACCGCTGGATTAAAACGAATAACTAATTGCATGCGTAAGCATGGAATTAGAGCAAATATTAGGAAGAAGAAGCGCAATCGAATTCAACGCCATGAAGAATACATCAATGACAACTTATTGCAGGGACAATTCGACCGTGAAACTAAAAATGAAGTGTGGGTTACCGACACAACGGAAGTTGCCTACGGCGAACACACACTTCATAAAGTACGAGTACACGTTATTTTAGATTTATATGGTCGTTACGCTTTAAGCTACAATATTTCAGACACAGAAACTTCATCAGCAGTAATTGAAACCTTTAATCGTGCTTTTACGGTTGAACCTGATGCGCAACCAATGATCCATACTGACCGCGGATCAGCTTACTGCTCAAGTATGTTCAACGACTACTTAGCCTCTAAAAATTGTATTCATAGTATGTCACACCCCGGTCATCCTTGGGAAAACTCCCCCATAGAGCGTTGGTGGAATGACTTCAAGCTAATCTGGATTAACAAACATAATCGTCCTAAGACGCTAGCAGAGCTAGAACAGCTCGTCAAAGGAGCCATTGAATACTTTAATACCAAACGCGCTTACACAAGCAAAAACGGCTTGACCGCGGAACAATTCCGCAATCAAGCTGCCTAA
- a CDS encoding IS30 family transposase, with protein MTHLNDTMSTSLLTTHKKNAHLTKEERVMIATLKSQGLSNRAIGRQLGVNHQTINNELNRGTVRQLRRQKSNGKIYEYSYYIYSYEAGQATYLEHHRHSGRRRLYYSSKQFLRLADQLMLGEFDDHHYSPQAVIYKARDLMNDGTLIPKSVVTLYQWINEGVLRTSNLDLFEKPKRKHHRTHPQAKRCLGPNIAQRPQTADQRSEIGHWELDTVQGQKNGNDSVVLVMTDRLSRVNITSKIAGKTAHAVNQFFINLRQKMGTDAYYRIFKTITSDNGSEFSELTQVHDHVFYADPYSPWERGSNEINNRFLRKEITKGEAINNYSSAQIIATNDWMNHYPRAMFNGHSSMDIYRKAFYQEISQLHQPIINWSVLFI; from the coding sequence ATGACGCACTTAAATGATACCATGTCTACTAGTTTATTGACTACTCATAAAAAGAATGCTCATCTTACTAAAGAAGAACGTGTGATGATTGCGACTTTAAAGTCGCAAGGACTTTCCAATCGCGCAATTGGTCGCCAATTAGGAGTTAATCATCAAACAATTAATAACGAGCTCAACCGTGGTACGGTCCGCCAACTTCGTCGTCAAAAATCTAATGGTAAGATTTACGAATATTCTTACTACATCTATAGTTATGAAGCTGGTCAGGCCACATATCTTGAACATCACCGCCATTCTGGTCGTCGTCGCTTATATTATTCTTCAAAGCAATTTTTACGATTAGCTGATCAGCTAATGCTTGGTGAGTTTGACGACCACCATTACTCCCCACAAGCGGTTATTTATAAGGCTCGAGATTTAATGAATGATGGCACCCTGATCCCAAAGTCGGTTGTAACTTTATATCAATGGATTAATGAGGGTGTGCTTCGTACGTCCAATTTAGACCTCTTTGAAAAACCTAAACGTAAGCATCATCGAACTCATCCGCAAGCTAAAAGGTGCTTAGGGCCTAATATTGCTCAACGACCTCAAACTGCGGACCAACGGTCCGAAATTGGCCATTGGGAACTAGATACAGTTCAGGGACAGAAAAACGGTAATGACAGTGTTGTACTAGTAATGACTGATCGCCTTTCACGAGTTAATATCACGAGTAAAATTGCTGGTAAAACTGCGCATGCAGTAAATCAGTTCTTTATAAATTTACGCCAGAAAATGGGCACAGATGCTTACTATCGCATCTTTAAGACAATAACCTCTGACAACGGTTCAGAATTTAGTGAGTTAACACAAGTTCACGATCATGTTTTCTATGCTGATCCGTATTCCCCTTGGGAACGTGGATCCAATGAGATCAATAACCGGTTTCTCCGCAAGGAGATTACCAAAGGTGAAGCTATAAATAACTATAGTAGTGCTCAGATCATAGCGACTAATGATTGGATGAATCACTATCCACGAGCTATGTTTAATGGACATTCGTCAATGGATATCTATCGTAAGGCCTTCTACCAAGAGATATCACAGCTCCATCAACCAATAATCAATTGGTCAGTATTATTTATTTGA
- a CDS encoding proline-specific peptidase family protein, translated as MKQGTKIITLDNGYHLWTNTQGEGDIHLLALHGGPGGNHEYWEDAAEQLKKQGLNVQVTMYDQLGSLYSDQPDFSDPEIAKKYLTYEYFLDEVDEVREKLGLDNFYLIGQSWGGLLVQEYAVKYGQHLKGAIISSMVDEIDEYVDRVNELREKTLSPEAVAFMKECEAKNDYSNPKYQEYVQVMNEQYVDRKQPSKLYHLKDLGGTAVYNVFQGDNEFVITGKLKDWHFRDQLKNIKVPTLITFGEHETMPIETAKTMNSLIPNSQLVTTPDGGHHHMVDNPDVYYKHLADFIRNVENNTFNN; from the coding sequence ATGAAACAAGGCACTAAAATTATTACCCTTGATAATGGCTATCATCTATGGACGAATACCCAAGGTGAAGGTGATATTCATTTATTGGCTTTGCATGGGGGTCCTGGTGGCAATCATGAATACTGGGAAGACGCTGCTGAACAATTAAAGAAGCAAGGTCTGAACGTTCAGGTAACAATGTATGATCAATTAGGTTCACTCTATTCTGATCAACCAGATTTTTCTGACCCTGAGATTGCGAAGAAGTACCTTACTTACGAATATTTCCTTGATGAAGTAGATGAAGTACGAGAAAAGCTTGGCTTAGACAATTTCTATCTTATCGGTCAAAGTTGGGGTGGCCTTTTAGTTCAAGAATACGCTGTTAAGTATGGGCAACATCTTAAAGGCGCAATTATTTCTTCAATGGTTGACGAAATTGATGAATATGTCGACCGAGTTAATGAATTACGGGAAAAGACTCTTTCTCCAGAAGCGGTTGCCTTTATGAAAGAATGCGAAGCCAAGAATGATTACAGTAATCCTAAGTATCAAGAATACGTTCAAGTAATGAATGAACAATACGTTGACCGGAAGCAGCCATCCAAGCTTTATCATCTTAAAGACCTTGGCGGCACGGCGGTTTACAACGTCTTCCAAGGTGATAACGAATTTGTGATTACCGGTAAGCTTAAAGACTGGCATTTCCGTGACCAACTGAAGAACATTAAGGTGCCAACTTTAATTACATTTGGTGAACACGAAACGATGCCAATCGAAACTGCTAAGACAATGAATAGTCTCATTCCAAATTCACAGCTAGTTACTACTCCCGATGGTGGTCACCACCACATGGTAGATAACCCCGATGTTTATTACAAGCACCTCGCTGACTTTATTCGGAATGTTGAAAATAATACGTTTAATAATTAA
- a CDS encoding NAD(P)/FAD-dependent oxidoreductase: protein MAEKIYDVTIIGGGPAGMFASFYCGLHELDAQLIESLPKLGGQVGALYPEKQVWDVAGMPGVTGRDLIAKLEEQMAVAPIDQFLGETVEDVIKEDDGTFTIKSAKRVSRSRAVIIALGNGAFTPRKLGLEGAAELEGKQLSYFVNHKADYADKRVAILGGGDSAIDIALMLEPVAKEVHLVHRRDQFRGLEHTVTQLKQSSVQLDTPFLPRALTVEDDKTVTLDLKKMRSDDEAQLNVDKIVVNYGFTSNNAALNQWSLDLAAERNLIKVDSMMETSIEGVYAIGDGVTYLGKVALIAAGFGEAPTAVTALAKKLYPDKRMAMHSSSMGITK from the coding sequence ATGGCAGAGAAAATTTATGATGTGACAATTATTGGTGGAGGTCCAGCAGGGATGTTTGCTTCATTTTATTGTGGCCTTCATGAATTAGATGCCCAGCTAATTGAAAGCCTTCCGAAACTTGGCGGGCAAGTAGGGGCGCTCTATCCTGAAAAACAAGTTTGGGATGTAGCGGGAATGCCAGGCGTAACTGGACGTGACCTAATCGCTAAGCTAGAAGAACAAATGGCAGTGGCACCGATTGATCAATTCCTTGGTGAAACTGTTGAGGACGTCATCAAAGAAGATGATGGAACCTTTACCATCAAATCAGCAAAGCGGGTATCACGGTCACGAGCAGTAATTATTGCTCTCGGTAACGGAGCGTTTACTCCCCGTAAGCTCGGTTTAGAGGGAGCAGCTGAGCTTGAAGGCAAACAACTTTCCTACTTTGTTAATCATAAAGCTGATTATGCGGACAAGCGGGTTGCCATTCTTGGTGGGGGAGACTCCGCGATTGATATTGCCTTAATGCTTGAACCGGTTGCCAAGGAAGTGCACCTTGTCCATCGGCGGGACCAATTCCGTGGCTTAGAGCATACTGTAACTCAGCTTAAACAATCATCTGTCCAACTGGATACGCCTTTCTTACCACGCGCATTAACGGTAGAAGATGATAAGACGGTAACGCTCGATCTTAAGAAGATGCGTAGTGACGATGAAGCGCAATTGAATGTGGATAAGATTGTAGTTAACTATGGGTTTACCTCTAATAATGCGGCCTTGAATCAGTGGTCTCTTGACTTAGCAGCAGAGCGCAACTTGATCAAGGTTGATTCAATGATGGAGACCAGTATTGAAGGGGTATACGCGATCGGGGATGGTGTGACCTATCTGGGGAAAGTCGCGTTGATTGCGGCCGGCTTTGGGGAAGCACCGACTGCGGTAACCGCCCTCGCTAAGAAACTCTATCCCGATAAGCGAATGGCAATGCATAGCTCTTCAATGGGGATTACTAAATGA
- a CDS encoding ABC transporter ATP-binding protein, producing the protein MVKSIMEFQHVSKQYDDNVVLRDISFEIEAGKFYTLLGPSGSGKTTILRLIAGFDHPSSGKIYFDGKQINDIPANQRQVNTVFQDYALFPHMNVAENVAFGLQIKGVKKAEIKQRVKEALHLVQLDGYDDREITAMSGGQRQRVAIARAIVNKPKVLLLDEALSALDHKLRVQMQTELRQLQRRLGITFIFVTHDQEEALAMSDQIMIINDGKIQQSGTPVDIYDEPLNHFVADFIGESNIVPGIMKKDYVVSINGQDFDCVDAGMKPNEKVEVVIRPEDLDITTVEKGKLVGTVETQLFRGVDYQITVIDQRNHKWKINSIHKTKVGAKVGITFDPEDIHVMRYNESEEDFDARLDSYEEGD; encoded by the coding sequence ATGGTAAAAAGCATAATGGAATTTCAGCATGTAAGTAAACAGTATGATGATAACGTTGTGTTGCGTGATATAAGCTTTGAAATTGAGGCCGGTAAATTCTATACCTTATTAGGACCATCGGGATCAGGAAAGACAACGATTTTGCGCTTAATTGCTGGTTTTGATCATCCTAGTAGTGGAAAAATTTATTTTGATGGAAAGCAAATCAATGATATTCCAGCCAATCAACGGCAAGTCAATACCGTCTTTCAAGATTACGCCCTTTTCCCTCATATGAATGTGGCAGAAAACGTTGCCTTTGGATTACAAATTAAGGGTGTCAAAAAAGCAGAAATTAAACAACGCGTAAAAGAAGCTTTGCACCTGGTTCAATTAGATGGCTATGATGATCGGGAAATTACCGCGATGTCTGGTGGGCAAAGACAGCGAGTTGCCATTGCCCGGGCAATAGTTAATAAGCCGAAAGTACTATTGTTGGATGAAGCCTTGTCTGCGCTGGACCATAAGTTACGAGTTCAAATGCAGACTGAATTGCGGCAATTGCAACGGCGGCTGGGGATTACTTTTATCTTTGTTACTCATGACCAAGAAGAAGCATTAGCCATGAGTGACCAGATTATGATTATTAATGACGGTAAGATCCAGCAAAGTGGGACGCCCGTTGATATTTATGATGAACCGCTTAACCATTTTGTGGCTGATTTTATCGGTGAAAGCAATATTGTCCCGGGCATTATGAAAAAAGACTATGTAGTTTCAATCAATGGTCAAGACTTTGATTGTGTCGATGCGGGGATGAAACCAAACGAAAAGGTTGAAGTTGTCATCCGGCCAGAAGACCTTGACATTACGACGGTTGAGAAAGGAAAATTAGTCGGCACTGTTGAAACCCAGCTTTTCCGTGGCGTTGATTATCAAATTACGGTGATTGACCAACGTAACCATAAGTGGAAGATCAATTCTATTCATAAAACAAAGGTCGGGGCTAAAGTAGGGATTACATTTGATCCCGAAGATATTCACGTTATGCGGTATAACGAAAGTGAAGAAGATTTTGATGCTCGCCTTGATAGCTATGAGGAGGGGGACTAA
- a CDS encoding zinc ribbon domain-containing protein: protein MKKCPYCNTLNPDDAEVCENCGKPLKGRMLALVCPNCGKVNALGSRECSVCHTKLSQSNHQLVSREITPRKNNKRWGYIALITFGILIALFTYLGGRYARSTSIPGKIEALEFE, encoded by the coding sequence ATGAAAAAATGTCCCTACTGTAACACATTAAATCCAGACGATGCCGAAGTCTGTGAGAATTGTGGGAAACCACTTAAAGGGCGAATGCTTGCCTTGGTCTGTCCTAATTGTGGAAAAGTTAATGCATTAGGGTCACGAGAATGTTCGGTATGTCATACGAAGCTAAGTCAAAGTAATCATCAGCTAGTTTCACGTGAAATTACACCCAGAAAAAATAATAAGCGGTGGGGATATATCGCCCTCATTACTTTTGGTATTTTAATTGCTTTGTTTACTTATTTAGGAGGAAGATACGCTCGAAGTACCTCTATTCCTGGAAAGATTGAAGCACTAGAATTTGAATAA
- a CDS encoding helix-turn-helix domain-containing protein, with protein MGRKSKYSAEEKLLILNEVLRNGIHKVITKYKISQKTIRRWSLLYKYQGMPGLQTSHHNQSYSKEFKNSLVEQYQQTDEALDLFAIKHGLRSQRQLEQWIIRYNESNLKAYTPRKRDSKMSGRKTDFEERLTIIEELIKHDVNYNWAVEKYHISYQQVYGWYQKYRKSGNDPESLRDRRGKAKPEEKWTEVDRLKAENHLLRAQLEKQEMEIAFAKKLTEIRNREVEKDSGTKPSKN; from the coding sequence ATGGGAAGAAAATCTAAATACTCAGCAGAGGAAAAACTCTTAATCCTCAATGAAGTTTTACGAAATGGAATCCATAAGGTAATAACTAAGTACAAGATTAGCCAAAAAACTATCAGGCGGTGGAGTCTTCTATACAAGTATCAGGGAATGCCAGGACTTCAAACAAGTCATCATAATCAAAGCTACTCTAAAGAATTTAAAAACTCATTGGTTGAACAATATCAACAAACAGATGAGGCATTAGATTTATTTGCGATAAAACACGGTTTACGATCTCAAAGGCAACTAGAACAATGGATTATCCGGTATAATGAATCTAACTTAAAGGCCTATACGCCAAGAAAGCGAGATTCAAAAATGAGTGGACGAAAGACTGACTTTGAAGAACGACTTACTATCATTGAAGAGTTGATTAAGCATGATGTGAACTACAATTGGGCAGTTGAAAAGTACCATATTAGTTACCAACAAGTTTATGGCTGGTATCAAAAGTATCGCAAAAGCGGTAATGACCCAGAATCACTTCGTGATCGCCGAGGCAAAGCTAAGCCAGAAGAGAAGTGGACGGAAGTTGACCGACTCAAGGCAGAAAATCACTTATTAAGGGCTCAGCTAGAAAAGCAAGAGATGGAGATTGCGTTCGCAAAAAAATTAACAGAAATACGCAATCGGGAGGTGGAAAAGGACTCCGGTACCAAGCCATCAAAGAACTAA
- a CDS encoding IS30 family transposase, whose protein sequence is MSTTILSFQNRVVIETLHNEGRSLRYIANYLGFSKTTIFNELHRLNSGYQAELAQTDFERKVSQRGRKSSLTKSLKHLIEEKIQVQKWSPEQVAHVVGIAYKTVYNWIDQGWLDVQLPDLPDHGIRRHRAKEKRGTFSHGRSIEERPHKVETRQEFGHFEADTVLSGKRKGQAVATFVERKSRLTIVKRLHGRDSQSMTQAVLELASQLQDKLKTLTVDHGKEFANYQAIEQLTGTQVYFAHAYSPHERGSNENRNRVLRRFIPKGQAIEELSDRQLVQINWYLNSRPLKCLNWHTPIEIFLINLRH, encoded by the coding sequence ATGAGCACCACTATTTTATCATTCCAGAACCGTGTTGTCATTGAAACGCTTCATAATGAAGGACGTTCCTTGCGATACATCGCTAACTACTTAGGCTTTAGTAAGACCACCATCTTTAACGAACTTCACCGGCTAAATAGTGGGTATCAAGCTGAACTAGCGCAAACTGACTTTGAACGCAAGGTTAGTCAACGGGGGCGGAAGTCTTCACTCACTAAAAGCCTTAAGCACTTGATTGAGGAAAAGATTCAAGTCCAGAAGTGGTCCCCTGAACAAGTTGCCCATGTAGTTGGGATTGCCTACAAGACGGTCTATAACTGGATTGATCAAGGATGGCTTGATGTACAGTTACCCGATTTGCCTGATCATGGAATTCGTCGTCATCGTGCTAAAGAAAAGCGTGGTACGTTCAGTCACGGCCGCTCCATTGAGGAGCGTCCTCATAAAGTCGAAACTCGCCAAGAATTCGGCCACTTTGAAGCTGATACCGTACTTTCTGGCAAACGTAAAGGTCAAGCTGTGGCGACTTTTGTGGAGCGTAAGAGTCGCCTGACAATTGTTAAACGGCTCCATGGTCGCGACAGTCAGTCCATGACTCAAGCCGTACTTGAACTAGCTAGTCAACTTCAAGACAAGCTCAAGACGCTTACCGTGGATCATGGGAAAGAGTTCGCTAACTATCAGGCAATTGAACAGCTAACGGGTACTCAGGTTTACTTTGCCCATGCCTATTCACCGCACGAACGCGGTAGTAATGAGAACCGTAATCGAGTTTTGCGACGGTTTATTCCCAAGGGACAAGCCATTGAAGAGCTGAGCGATCGCCAGCTGGTTCAAATCAATTGGTATCTGAATTCCCGACCACTTAAATGTCTTAACTGGCACACACCAATCGAGATCTTCTTGATTAATCTACGTCACTAA
- a CDS encoding Xaa-Pro dipeptidyl-peptidase, translated as MKINQFSITSTTPQARRQELMQIHLLRKNEEQTLTPNAMFETFLARIHMASAQPIITKQWLHDLLATPDLALDDWFDQNQILTDEVFYLVALQLLDFEAAVDFDITDPLATVKKIGLPVESHQKWTTANVTDAFYLLLNTHNKNGQSLIDHLTAEGFMAWSYQLPAEQKPLFFNGKPLASFDPAKFIREVVYIETDMDTDFDGKADLVKVEIMRPIESDHGLKVPVVFTASPYNQGTNDEWGEKATHNVNLPLKHKDPDYQAPTEEKFPTDFSRQKVTGESRQATETFSTTPAYTLNNYLAARGYAVVYSAGIGTKDSDGLQTCGSPEQTDAMKAVVEWLHGDRQAFTERHSGTTIKATWCNGKVAMTGRSYLGTLATAVATTGVPGLEAIISEAGISSWYDYYRENGLVRAPGGFQGEDTDVLADETFSRTKRPADYRRIEKVNDKYIAKMQGAMDRTTGNYNQFWDHRNYRHDLENIKAAVMMVHGLNDTNVRPSNVKALYDGIQSLPITSKLILHQGQHIYINAFRSLDFSDMVNLWLANKLWGQENHADDTLPSVLVQDNSTPETWTAYDQWTAGEQKQYQFNDHRLTNLPGLGIQSFNDQQPEEKYLQWCKQPQAWAKALVNDNGQFSWRFVTAVFNDDTLLRGTPTVTLKVASSKNYGMISARLVDLGSSKRLTMSPVLFNRNGLELGYHWKTDDLREFKLAKEATNYKVIASGHINLQNRNNPAQVDELAANQFVTVKFDLQPIFHRIVAGHQLGIIIYSTDYEYTLRGNERIEYQLALNGCHLSIPGVTILN; from the coding sequence ATGAAAATCAATCAATTTAGTATTACTTCGACTACACCACAAGCACGGCGCCAAGAATTAATGCAGATTCACTTGCTTCGGAAAAACGAAGAACAAACTTTAACACCGAACGCAATGTTTGAAACCTTCTTAGCACGAATTCATATGGCAAGTGCCCAACCGATCATCACTAAACAGTGGCTTCATGACCTATTAGCTACTCCTGACCTTGCTCTTGATGATTGGTTTGACCAGAATCAAATATTAACCGATGAAGTATTTTACCTCGTCGCTCTCCAACTACTCGATTTTGAGGCCGCAGTTGATTTTGATATTACAGATCCCCTTGCTACAGTTAAGAAAATTGGCTTGCCAGTCGAATCACATCAAAAATGGACAACCGCAAACGTTACCGATGCTTTTTACCTTCTTTTAAATACTCACAACAAAAATGGTCAATCGCTTATTGATCATTTAACGGCAGAGGGCTTTATGGCTTGGAGTTACCAGCTTCCAGCTGAACAAAAACCACTCTTTTTCAATGGAAAGCCGCTTGCTAGTTTTGATCCTGCTAAATTCATTCGTGAGGTTGTTTACATTGAGACCGATATGGATACTGATTTTGATGGTAAAGCAGATTTAGTTAAAGTGGAAATTATGCGGCCAATCGAATCGGACCATGGACTAAAAGTTCCCGTTGTCTTTACTGCTAGTCCTTATAATCAAGGAACAAACGATGAGTGGGGTGAAAAAGCAACGCATAACGTCAATCTTCCTTTGAAACATAAGGATCCTGATTATCAGGCCCCGACTGAAGAAAAATTTCCGACTGACTTTTCACGCCAAAAAGTTACTGGCGAAAGCCGGCAAGCTACTGAGACATTTAGTACCACGCCAGCCTACACACTAAATAATTACCTCGCCGCCCGTGGTTATGCGGTTGTTTATTCAGCCGGAATTGGTACCAAAGATTCGGACGGTCTGCAAACGTGTGGTTCTCCAGAACAGACTGATGCGATGAAGGCTGTCGTCGAGTGGCTTCATGGTGATCGGCAAGCCTTTACTGAACGTCATAGCGGTACCACAATCAAGGCGACCTGGTGTAATGGTAAAGTCGCAATGACAGGACGCTCATATCTCGGCACTCTAGCCACCGCTGTCGCAACCACTGGTGTACCTGGCCTCGAAGCAATTATTAGTGAAGCTGGCATTTCCAGCTGGTATGACTATTACCGAGAAAATGGCCTTGTCCGTGCACCCGGCGGCTTTCAAGGAGAAGACACCGACGTTTTAGCCGATGAAACATTCAGTCGGACCAAACGTCCCGCAGACTACCGCCGAATTGAAAAAGTAAATGATAAATATATCGCTAAAATGCAAGGAGCAATGGATCGGACGACTGGTAATTATAATCAATTCTGGGACCACCGCAATTATCGGCATGATCTCGAAAACATCAAAGCTGCCGTGATGATGGTGCATGGCCTTAATGATACCAATGTCCGTCCTAGTAACGTTAAAGCACTTTATGACGGCATTCAAAGTCTGCCAATTACAAGCAAACTCATCCTTCACCAAGGACAACATATTTATATCAATGCCTTTCGTTCATTAGATTTCTCTGACATGGTTAATCTCTGGCTTGCTAATAAGCTCTGGGGTCAAGAAAATCATGCTGATGATACCCTGCCAAGTGTTCTTGTGCAAGACAATAGCACCCCCGAAACTTGGACCGCATATGATCAATGGACTGCAGGCGAACAAAAACAGTACCAATTTAACGACCATCGCCTAACGAATTTGCCCGGACTAGGAATCCAAAGCTTTAATGACCAACAACCAGAAGAAAAGTACCTTCAATGGTGTAAACAACCCCAAGCATGGGCAAAGGCACTCGTGAATGATAACGGTCAATTTAGTTGGCGCTTCGTAACTGCTGTATTTAATGATGATACGCTTCTCCGCGGAACTCCGACTGTCACATTAAAAGTAGCTTCTTCGAAAAATTATGGAATGATTAGTGCCCGGCTTGTTGACTTGGGCAGCAGCAAGCGTCTTACAATGTCACCTGTTCTGTTTAATCGTAATGGTCTTGAATTAGGTTATCACTGGAAGACAGATGACCTTCGTGAATTTAAATTAGCAAAAGAAGCAACTAATTATAAAGTAATCGCAAGTGGGCATATCAATTTGCAAAATCGAAACAATCCAGCACAAGTTGATGAATTAGCCGCTAATCAATTTGTCACTGTTAAGTTTGATCTTCAACCAATTTTCCACCGAATTGTAGCTGGTCATCAATTAGGGATCATTATTTATAGCACTGATTACGAATACACGCTTCGTGGCAACGAACGGATTGAATATCAATTAGCGTTGAATGGCTGTCATCTTAGTATTCCAGGTGTTACTATTTTGAACTAA